Proteins from a genomic interval of Bradysia coprophila strain Holo2 chromosome X, BU_Bcop_v1, whole genome shotgun sequence:
- the LOC119085635 gene encoding uncharacterized protein LOC119085635 isoform X2 codes for MASHQIRRTQICIFTFTAFYFMSAACKSLGSKRMKATEIDHKINACDYEWTAVHGYGYEDKVKVKTITCPRDGIITEISVTYGDHEEGQRLHSISFKCNSSFGVTDVGPFGDVTGERKTLKCENSNDHIKYIQGAAGQYISDLEVRCVNKNTDQIQYRNEPSYNHSNDTVRLDDQQTHIFNRKKTTAIKTFKDACYATKGRRPVEIRIWADKFVNAIQVKYVNVPVSEDCSISHIEYLDSEKHMTPDALNVIGFTSGFTCSTLQQEISLDAADIRSTNIEKGFEDNYAEKVAIGPILSIQRGKTEPELITWDLEWSQIYTKKYIGHGTGGGFSMEPLDQYAIGTTISYQGPGAAFVIGYEIRYGVDDKSVPVLFHYTCERGGSLPYTKRLLPLHKYNLRSMFFLDFHYAFNNVEDCLQSAYAQECVADIKITDFVANPGKLEREFLKCFDKSAVKIPFGMSSET; via the coding sequence CATGCGATTATGAATGGACTGCTGTACATGGATATGGATACGAAGATAAGGTTAAAGTAAAAACTATTACTTGTCCTAGGGATGGAATTATTACTGAAATCTCTGTAACGTACGGAGATCATGAGGAGGGTCAGCGTCTTCATTCAATATCTTTTAAGTGCAACTCTTCTTTTGGTGTGACTGATGTTGGACCTTTTGGAGACGTCACTGGAGaacgaaaaacattgaaatgcGAAAATTCAAACGATCATATAAAGTACATACAGGGTGCAGCCGGCCAGTATATCAGTGATTTAGAAGTTCGTtgtgtgaataaaaacactGACCAAATTCAATATCGTAATGAACCTAGCTACAATCACAGCAACGATACTGTGCGTTTAGACGACCAACAGACacatatttttaatcgaaaaaaaactacTGCTATAAAGACGTTTAAAGACGCATGTTATGCTACAAAGGGACGAAGACCCGTCGAAATAAGAATTTGGGCGGACAAATTTGTTAATGCTATTCAAGTAAAATATGTAAATGTGCCGGTTTCTGAGGACTGTTCGATATCGCATATCGAATATTTGGACAGTGAAAAACATATGACACCAGATGCTTTAAATGTTATAGGATTTACTTCCGGATTTACGTGCTCTACGTTACAGCAAGAAATTAGTTTAGATGCAGCTGACATTCGATCTACTAATATTGAAAAGGGATTTGAAGATAATTATGCCGAAAAAGTAGCGATCGGCCCAATTTTGAGTATACAACGTGGTAAGACTGAGCCCGAACTAATAACCTGGGATTTAGAATGGTCTCAAATATATACTAAAAAGTATATAGGACATGGTACTGGTGGAGGCTTCTCAATGGAGCCGCTTGATCAATACGCTATTGGTACAACAATCAGTTATCAAGGTCCTGGAGCTGCGTTTGTTATTGGATACGAAATACGTTACGGTGTTGACGACAAAAGTGTTccagttttatttcattacACATGTGAGAGAGGAGGTTCTTTACCTTATACCAAACGCCTCTTACCTTTGCATAAGTATAATTTGCGAAGTATGTTCTTCCTTGACTTTCACTATGCCTTTAATAATGTAGAAGATTGCCTGCAATCAGCATATGCTCAGGAATGTGTAGCCGATATTAAAATTACAGATTTCGTTGCTAATCCTGGTAAACTGGAGAGGGAGTTTTTGAAATGCTTTGATAAAAGTGCGGTTAAGATTCCATTTGGTATGTCTAGCGAAACTTAA